Genomic DNA from Nostoc sp. C052:
CTGCGAGAGCCATATCTTTAATAATCATCGCAACCGCTTCTTCTGTGGGCTGATGAGATTCGGTAGTCAGCAGTTTGATTACCGACTCAATCAGTTGGCTCTGTGGTAGGTAACAATGACCATCTTCGGCGGCTTCACTTAGGCAGTGGATAATCCCCGCACGGTAACGAAATTCTGAGTCAGGGGCAATTCCGATATTCCGTGCAATCTTGTCAGCAGTTAGGAAACCAATACCGTAGATGTCGGCTGCTAACTGGTAGGGATTTTTGGTAACAGTGGCGATCGCTTCATCCTTATATTGCTTGTAAATCTTTACAGCATAAGTGGTAGAAACGCCATGCCCCTGGAGAAATACCATTACTTCTTTGATGGCTTTTTGAGTTTCCCAGGCGTTTTTGATTAAAGTAATCCGCTTTTTAGCGATGCCCTGAACTTCAATTAATCGCTCGATTTGGTTTTCGATGATGTCCAGGGTTTCTAGTCCGAAGTGGGCAACAATCCGTCTTGCTGTGACTGGGCCAACACCTTTAATCAGCCCACTACCCAAGTATTTTTCAATTCCAGTGAGAGTAGCTGGTTTGGTTTCTTTGTAGTTGACTACTTGGAACTGGGGGCCAAATTGTGGATGGTCACGCCAGAAACCAGTTAGTTGTAAAGTCTGCCCTGGCTGAATATTGGCGAAGCTGCCGACAATTGTTGTGAGTTCGGTACTACGTGGGCGAGTCAATCTTGCCACGGTGTAGCCTGACTCAGCAGAGTAAAAAGTTAAACGTTCTACGACTCCGGTGATTGTTTCGTTTTGAGGAAAGGCGCTTACTTGTTGAGGGGCAAGATTAGGAGGAGTGGACATTGCTTATGATCCGATGCCGCAGACTATTATAGTACTGGGATTCAGTTCAATCATAGTACATAAATACTATACTCTTTTGAGATTACAATAATAGTATGATAAAGTCGAAAATGCTGCTTCGCTTCACCATACGATGACTACGAGCGCAAGCTATGCAAGCTACGCCTCAAAGGTTGGTAAGGAGAGTGAAATATGTTGTAAAAAACCATAGATTTTACTCTAATAAAGCTTCAATTTGCCCTAACAACTTATCTAAAACTTTTGCTTTATTAGGATCTTCCCAGATTTTAGCTTGCTTAACTCGCTGATAGGCTTCCTTCATCCGATTAGGAAGGATATTCGGCTGAGAAGACTTAGGAGGTTGAACTGATTGAATGTAACTTTTGATATCTCTAACTGAAAGATTTTCTTCAATAGTTTTCACTAGAAGTTGATGTCGCTGATCTTTGTCTTTCAATTGAGCGATGATACGAGCTTTGGTATATTCTAGTTGTCCTTGGCGCAAAGTTTCTAGAACATCTTTAGGTAAATTTAGTAAAGGTAGGCGATGACTACGAAAACTGTCTGGAGTCAACCTACCTATTACTGAAAATATCTTTTCTACCATTTCCCATTGGTTACGAACAACGTTGTTCGTAGTTTCTGTTTTTTGCTTTTGTCGGTTAGCAATATGATTGAGTAGGGAAATAACTTCTCCTTGAGAGCATTCCAAGCGGATAGATAGCAGTTGCAAAATAGCTTCAGTTTCCTCAACCGGATTTAAATCTTCCCGTTGCAAATTTTCGAGGAGGGCGACTTGGAAAGCATCTTGGTCATTGAGATGGCGGATAATAACCGGAACTTGCTCCATTCCAAGAGTTTGAGCCGCACGGTAGCGACGTTCACCAGCAATCAATTCATAATTATCGGATTCTAACGGTCGGACAAGCAGTGGCTGCAAGATGCCATGTTCACGAATAGAAGCAACTAGGCTTTCCATTCCTTGAATTGAAAAATAACGCCGAGGCTGATGAGCAGCTAGGTGAATTTGAGTTATTAATAAAGATTGTTCAATAGATTCGTTTTTCGAGAGTTGAGGATTATTGGTAACTCCTACTAAGTCAAGGAATTGTCTGGTTTTATTCGGGAATTCCATTTCATCTGCCATTGACAAGCGCCGCTTCGCCATATTACTCCTGTTCTGCCATTTCCCTGGCGATTTCTTGATAAGGTTCAATCAATTTTCTTTCTGTGGTATATCGATGAATTGGTTGACGCGCCAAGTTGGACTCTGGAAACTGAACAGACTTAGGAACTGGTTCAAAAATTTTGACCCCAGGAAGTTTAGTTTTAAGAGTTTTGAGAGCATCTTGGGTCGTGAGTGTACGGTCTGCCATTGTAGGCAAGACTCCTAAAATTTGCAAATTGGGGTGAGTGTCTTCATCACGAAGACTTTCGATAGTTTCCAATAATTGTCGTAAGCCTTCTAAAGCAAAAAACTGACATTGAACGGGGATCAAGACTGCATCTGCTGCCATTAGTGCATTTAGAGTCAGCATACCTAAGCTAGGTGGGCAATCAATGAGGATATGAGCAAATTCTTGCCGTAAAGGATTCAACTTCTTTCTCAGGATTCGGCTATTATCTGCCGAGGTCAAAATTTGCTTTTCTCCAGATGCAAGAGATATGTCAGCCGGAATCAGCTTGATTCCGTACTCGGTGTCAATAATAGTTTCAGATGCGCTCTGTTTACGATCTGTAAGTACTTCATAAGCAGTCTTCTGCCCTGGCTGAATCTTGATTCCTAGACCCGTGGTTAAATTACCTTGGGGATCAAAGTCAACTACAAGGCAGGAGGAACTTTCTGCCAGCAATCCACTTAGTGCGATAGTAGAGGTTGTCTTGGCTACTCCTCCCTTTTGATTAGTAACTGCGATAATCATATTTTCTTAGTAGTATGCGATTTTTGATGAAAAAACATATATTAGTTACAGAATGAACTGATTCTATGACAATTTAAGTAGACCGCAAAGATTTTCACAAGTTTTACACCAAAGTAATGAAAAACTAATGCTCCAAATTGCTTGTTACCTAAAAAGCTAACTATACTTTCGTTCTGGTGATGAGGAGCGATTTAGTGAAATAAATTGGCGGTTAAAATACACTCATTTCCCAAAGTTCAGGAAAGAAAGTTCTGATGAAGTCTACCGAGCGATCGCCCAAGCTACCTAAGCAAGAGTTAAAACTCAACGACCAAAGCCCAAAGCTTGACCTTGTTGCTTATAAACCAGTAGAGAAATAGCAGCCAACCTCTCAGCCTGACATTACTCCCAGTGTTGATCTGCCGTCAGTTGAGCAGCCAGCCCAAGCAGAGGTGATACCTCTTGTAAGGTCAAAGACAAACGCTGCTGAAAAACCGCAGCATTTAGAGAAAAGTAAAGCCAAACGTACCTCTGCTGACAAGAGAAAATCTAAATCACCGCAACAGTCCAAGCAACAGGGCCAATTGACACAAGGAGATGATGAAGAAGAGTTACCGCCAGAACGCTGTCAACACATCCAGTTTTTGGATTGTAATTCCTCAGTGGGGCGTGTCATATTCGAGTGCTACCACTGCCAACAGGGAATAATTAGCGAATATACTGGAGAGCCAGTGATAGGAGAATACAAAGGCCATCCTTCACTAATTCAGATGAAAGTCCAATGTCCTAATTGTGAGCAGACAGCGATTAGATTAACAACAGGTCAGGTGCTTTCAACAACAGCGATTCCTTCTCCTTGGCAGCAATAATGCCACACTCCCTCTTCAAGAGTGATTGGTGAAAGATATTTACGATTGATAATGCAAAAGTTGAAAATTTTACCCTCAATAATAACTGCACTAACGGCACTGACACTAACTAGTTGCAGCACTACTACTGCTCAACAGTATGAAGCTACAGCACTCACCAGTTACTCCTGGCAAGTTAAATATGCCAATAACCTAACTAGTGAACCACGACCCCGCATTGAAACCTTTGCTACTACGTCGGTGCTGAATCGAAATGGAGTAAAACCGACAGGAGCCGTTGTTGGCCCAGATGACCAAACAATTCGCAATTCGCAATTCGCAGTTCGCAATTACGGACGTAATTGATCATTGAGCCGTTGGGGTAGAGAGTAACTAATTTCAATTATGAAAAGAAACAAAACACATAGTATCAATATTCAAGCCTCCGCATTCATGCATGGGGTATTATTAACTGCGAATTGCGAATTGCGAATTGCAAATGACCTATGGAGTGGGTAATTCTCAGCAGACCCTACCTACTAATTATGATGTTTATCGGCAAGTAGTAAAAGCTTATCCCCAAAAAATTCCTTTGGAATTGACTTTGGGTGTGAATGATAATTCAGTAGAGAAAGCTGAACCTGTAAGCAAGTAGTAACCCACTCGTTACGTAGTCAGCAAGAAGTTAGAGTGAAAGACTGAATTGCTTTTCAACAAAAAATTGACATTAAAGTATAAATCAAAAAGTCAACGATGATCTAAATTAATTTCTGCTGCGTTGATAAAAAAGATTTCAAAAATTCCTGTTGGGGGCTATATGGGGGCTACATATACCCCAACAATATATTAAGACTTTTGGGAAATTTTGACACCTATATAGGGTATATATAGGTGCTATATAGGGTATATTTGACTGGTTAATATTTTATACCCCATTTAGCCCCCAAGGGGTTATGATAAGCTCTTGAGTTGGGAAAATAAGGATGAAGTTATTTTATTCTTCTTTTTCTTGTTCTGGTAAATCACTTGAACAGATAACTTTCACAAATTAAAGTGTATTACTTGGAGCCTATGTCAAGCATTCACACCTTACAAAAAATTTTTCCTGCGGGTTTCGATAACGGTTACGGAAGTCTCAAACTTTTAGTCGAAGGCTTTGAAGTAGTTCGTGTCCCCAGCTATATAACTAATGCCGAAATGGAAGATGTTCCAGGGCGTGTAGTTTTTAACGGTAGTGCTTATACAGTTGGAGAGTCAGCTTACCGGACAGGGAATTATTTTGACCGTAACACAGACAATAATGAAAATAAAGTCAACAACGCATTATTGACTTTATTGGGTGCATTGGCGCATCTACCACACCGTAAAGCTTGGCACTTAAAATTAGTCGTCAGCTTACATGATGTTGGTCTGGCTGAAGAATTACAAAAAGTACTCAATGGAGAATATCAGCCAATACTTGCTGGCAAGCAATCAGAAGTAAAAGTAGAAGTCTTGAAAGTTGTACTAGAGGGTATGGGTGCATTGTTTGGGCATCCACTACCGAAAAAATTAACCATTTTAGACTTTGGCAATGGTACGACCCTGTATTCTCGTTACAACCGGGGTCAACGAGAAGTTCACACCGCCTACCCCATCGGTGTAGAAGTTCTCA
This window encodes:
- a CDS encoding ParB/RepB/Spo0J family partition protein yields the protein MAKRRLSMADEMEFPNKTRQFLDLVGVTNNPQLSKNESIEQSLLITQIHLAAHQPRRYFSIQGMESLVASIREHGILQPLLVRPLESDNYELIAGERRYRAAQTLGMEQVPVIIRHLNDQDAFQVALLENLQREDLNPVEETEAILQLLSIRLECSQGEVISLLNHIANRQKQKTETTNNVVRNQWEMVEKIFSVIGRLTPDSFRSHRLPLLNLPKDVLETLRQGQLEYTKARIIAQLKDKDQRHQLLVKTIEENLSVRDIKSYIQSVQPPKSSQPNILPNRMKEAYQRVKQAKIWEDPNKAKVLDKLLGQIEALLE
- a CDS encoding ParA family protein produces the protein MIIAVTNQKGGVAKTTSTIALSGLLAESSSCLVVDFDPQGNLTTGLGIKIQPGQKTAYEVLTDRKQSASETIIDTEYGIKLIPADISLASGEKQILTSADNSRILRKKLNPLRQEFAHILIDCPPSLGMLTLNALMAADAVLIPVQCQFFALEGLRQLLETIESLRDEDTHPNLQILGVLPTMADRTLTTQDALKTLKTKLPGVKIFEPVPKSVQFPESNLARQPIHRYTTERKLIEPYQEIAREMAEQE
- a CDS encoding ParM/StbA family protein, yielding MSSIHTLQKIFPAGFDNGYGSLKLLVEGFEVVRVPSYITNAEMEDVPGRVVFNGSAYTVGESAYRTGNYFDRNTDNNENKVNNALLTLLGALAHLPHRKAWHLKLVVSLHDVGLAEELQKVLNGEYQPILAGKQSEVKVEVLKVVLEGMGALFGHPLPKKLTILDFGNGTTLYSRYNRGQREVHTAYPIGVEVLIDDISQKMKHLNGGKIGDPSKIRFCLEMGHTRYSRDIDIKDIYSASLKDWYEKYLKKVVNLTLDAKHQGDEIWAIGGGCLLPGFKKLLEKNGFKILDNPVEANVFGLLEMAKAISSKNPASTSIK